Below is a genomic region from Zea mays cultivar B73 chromosome 9, Zm-B73-REFERENCE-NAM-5.0, whole genome shotgun sequence.
aaagtaaagcaaagcaaaacaccgtggtattcaagtaggtctttggaccacttgagaggggttgattgcaaccctcgtccgttaggacgccacaacgtggagtaggcaagcgttggacttggccgaaccacgtgataaaccactgtgtctatctatgttgatcttcttgtggttattgtgttttgctaagactcctctctagccacctggcattatttgtgctaactcctaatctagTTTTTGTGAGTTAAatatcaagtttttacaggatcacctattcaccccccctctaggtgctctcagatcggCATACCTAGACGACTTGGTGGCGATTGGAGTGCAGTGATCACCCCAGAgggcttgttggtgacccgactcaagtttgtacgcggtcatgagggatccaccgcgccggagtggcaaatgatcatctcatagagagcacttggttcttgcgatgaCCATGGgaaagcgatacccttgcgcggatgctctaacgaggactagggaagagtgtcgactcttcgatacctcgtcaaaaaatggaggagtcttcttaccTTTACTTTAAATTttgtatttactttgagcattttactTTGTGAAATTGCTTAGCTAGTATTTGTagtaatgacttagggttgttgtTTTTCTAGTAGTATTTGCTTAATgctagtagttgggtgaagttgggctcatgCTTAGGGTTTAACTTTTGTTGAAATTTTAGAAAAATCCAATTCACCCCTTCTTGGGCATTGTAATCCTTTCATTCCCCTTAGGAGTTTTGTGAAGAGCAACTATATTGAAATCACAACTTGTTTAAGTGTCTCCCTAGTGTGGTTCTTATGATGCTCCCATTGTGGCTTAATGTGTGATGCCAATTAGTGCGTGAACCACCTAGTGTATGACACAATGAGGACATAAGTTGCTAGCAGTAGGGAACACACGATGACACCTAAGAGGGAGGGTGAATTAGGCAAATCTATTTTCGCTCTAGTCTATGACATCTATTTTTCTCTTAATCAAAACCTATGTAGATAACCAAACGTTTATATGTGAAACTAAGGTTTTGACTTAAGTGTTGCTATCCCTACTATAAGAGGACTTATGCAACTTAGGTTCCAGTTCTATCAAACTAGTATATAACTAAGCTTATAATATAAAATCATGTAACTTAAGTAACAATACAAATGTGGAAGCTTAAATACAATAGAGATACAAACTCGCATTGATATGCCAGTATTTTTATAGAGGTATTAAGAAGTGCTCAAACTAGTCCCCGTTGAAGCTGCACGCAAGAGAACCTCATGCGAGGGCTAAGCTCTCGGTCAGGTAACTCCGTTGATAGCCTGTGGCCATCTCCACGTGCAAGTAGTGCTTCTGTTCTAGCCTCTTTTGGATgctccccgccatctccactatcAAGCTTTTGAATGAAATATCATGGGTCTTGCTCCCTTCAGTACACAGTGACGGTAATACCACAAATTCAATTGATGTGATCTTACAAAACTAACGGATCCTCCTAGTACAACTAAAATGAAGCGTGCAAGCAACAAGGTATACATTGGTGTGCACAGGCACTAAGGACTGAAGGTGTAAATTCCTCACTTCACTAGGGGTTTACCTAGAGAAAGCGCTAAAACAACGATCTAATTAAGCTAATTAAGCATTTCACAAAATACCTACGCTAATCAACGAGTGATTCTCTGAGCTGTTGGGTGTCTATAGCTATAGAAATATAGTATCAACTCTCTAGTCTCGTGTAGTTTGCGCTCCTAACTTATTCTTTCAAATACATCTATCTAGTTATATATTTGTTGCTCAACTAGCTTTGTGTAGGTTATACTTAGTATCTGTTGTTTGCTATCTCTTGCTATTAGTAGCTTGCATCATTCCATATATACTAAAGATGAAGCTATTAAAATTATTTAGCGAGGCTTACATATAGCAAAATAGACCTAGATAAAGTATATTCTTCCATGGTATCTTTTATGCTAATTAATTTGGCTCTAGTGACAATTATGATTTTAAGGTATTATATATAGGTTATTCACCCTCTCTGGCCATCTAACTCCTCACACTTCTTCATTATCGTTAATTGTCTCAACAACTCAATATTTAAAACCACCACAAGTCAAGATACATGTTGTATGCACCCTTAACAtatactaggtatgtgcccgtgcgatgccacgaGGCGGGGGAGCATAGGGAGTGACGTCTAGGCTACAAATATATTTTTTGTTTACTTCTAAACACTAAGATATGTGTGGTCTGCTGGTTAGCCTctaatttctagagcagaggggTGTGGGTTTGAGTCCTAGTTTTGCACTATTTTTTGCGGGCGCTTGATGCGGGGAGGGTGAAGCTAGCACCAGGTGCCCACATTATGCTTGATGTGGGGAGGGTAAAGCCATAGTAGCACCAGGTGCCCACATTATGTTTTTAATATAGTAGTATAGGTATAGATATATATGCGCTCAGCAAGCGGGTTATACCAACAAAACAATTCATGAATCCTTAGCCAACTTACTTATTTAAAATAATTACTATTATACCTTAATCATTATTGTGcaaaataataaaaaaacaaaTTTCGGGCCGAGTGTAGGTCACCCGTGGTTGAAATAGAAACCCATATCCACACCCGCGAAACTTCGGATCGGGTGCAGGTTACACCCGCaggtagagatggccaaacgggccgcccggcccgggccGGGCCCGGTGAGGCCCGACCCATTTTGGACCGACCCACTAGGCACGATTAGAAAACCGGGCCAAGCTGTTTAAGCCCGCGGACTCgatttcctgtccgagcccgtCCCGCAGCGGGTCTAAAcaagccgggccggcccgtttagcacgaaaaaagcgggcTAAGCGGGCTGGTAAGAATGTTTTAGTgcaaaaaagcgggcttaacgaGCTTATATGTAACAAGCCGTGCCTAATTTACTGTacgagcccggcccgcttatttGTGCTGGGCCAGCCCAGGCCCGCATAGAATCGGgtcgtgccgggctcggaccggactcaaacagcgggcttcgtgccgggctcacgggcctcgtgcttattggtcATCTATACCCGCAGGTCAAAATCTTCACCGTTACCCATAACCATCGGATCGGGTATCCATCGAGTTTCAGATTTGTCATCCCTAGTCAAGCTAAAAGACATTGCACACTAGTACGCTACCACACTCACGATATGGCTAACCTCAGAATCAAAACTTGTTTTTTTTTGTGGACAATTGCTCCTCGTACCGATACTCATGGATACTTATCAACCATGTGTTCACACATGTGGAGTAAATTAAATAACTCCCTCCTGCAGTTTACcttctttttttttgaaaaagaGCAAGTATTATTCTCTGTCGACATGTACGGCGATGGATTTATGCATGGCTACGAACATGATAAAGCCAACGGCAACCAACAGCACATAGTCATTAAAAAGTATAAATAAATTATACAACAGGGGCACACGTGCTGACGTGCCCCGGTCGCGTCTCACGCGCGCGTAGGCATGGAAAGGCGGCGTCTTAATATTTGTCGTACGTTAATTAATTTATAAACTAAAAtatgataaataaaaaagaactaAGAGTACTTTCATACGTATTTCTGTTGGGATCAGATGAAAAAATCTATACATACGCATGACTGTAAATATTCTCCTCTCCGTACGTGTACTTGTTGTCTACGCAAGCTGCCCGGCCGTCTGACAGCGGAGCCAGTCCTCGTCGGACTCGAGAAACGACGCCAGGGCCCTCACGTCGTCCATCCAGTCGCAGTCACCGTCGCCGGAGAAGCACGGCTCGTCCTGGCTTCCGACGAGAGGCGATACCGACGCCGCTGAGCTGCAATCTTCCGACGACCCTGCTTCTCCTCCTAATCCTCCTCCGGCCATTGGCGTCGCCGTCTCGCCCGCGTGCGCCGGCGTCGTGTCCCGGTGGAAGAAGAAGAGTCCGCCCGTGCACCGCACGGCCTTGGGCGCCCACACCGCCGCCGCCGAGGTCGTCGTCGTCCCGGCTGAGTCAGGGTCCGCGCGAGGAGCGGCGCCCTTCTGGCCGGTCTCGCCGCTGCCCGACGTCGCGGCCGGGGTGGCGTGCGAGCCGGTGTCCGGCGCGATGACGACCCTGCTGCCGccagcgccggcgccggcgcctgcCCTCCGGCCCAGCGTGCTGTTCCAGTAGTTCTTGATTTCATTGTCTGTTCGGCCAGGCAGCCTGCCTGCAATCAGCGACCACCTGCGTGCCAACACGCATGTACATATGAGCTCACTCTCACATGCACGGCGACACCGGAACCGGAACAGATGAATTCGCAGCAGATGCTCGATCGCCTCGTCGTCAGCTCGTGTAATAAGCTAGCCCACCACTGGCCACTGCACCGACCTGTTGCCGAGGAGCCTGTGGAGGCGGATGATCATGAGATCCTCCTCGTCGTAGGAGATGTTGCCGCGCCTGATGTTGGGCCGGAGGTAGTTCAGCCACCGCAGCCGGCAGCTCTTGCCGCACCGACGCAAACCTGCACCCACACACGTGATCGTCCTCCGATCTTGTCTTGGTATATATATGATCCCAAAATGAAATAAAAAGACTAGCTAATTTTACCGGCTTTCTGGGGCACTTCCCTCCATTTGCCTTCGCCATGGGCCTTGACGTAGGCGGCCAAGGCATCGTCCTCCTTGCTCGTCCACGCCCCTCTCTTAACGCCTTCCTTCGCGCAGCACGCCCTCCTCCCCATCGCGCTCGCTCTCTCGTCGATCAAGCTCCGTCGTCGGCGTATTTAAATGCACGCGCGCGGTCGACGTGCGTGGCCGGCTGACCGGTGCCTCGATCTGTAGCAGTGGCGCTAACTACGTGGCCGAGTTGAGGCCCTGCACCTAAAGTGCATGCATGGACGACACTGCTGTGCTGGTGCTGAGCAAGGGCAACGTATGCAGTTAAAAAATTGGCATTTATCGAAAACTGCATCAGAACGAAAACTGATCGAATGATGCGTGCATGCATGATCTGCTATGAGGGCGAGTGTAGCAGCAGAGACCTATTTTCAATATAATGGTATTTTTTATAACCGTCCATATGAGAGacagtagaaatcatcatttttacatgCCAGTAACTAAGGATCACCAGTGAAAACTATTTTTAGAAACATTAAACGAGTTTCATTTTAGGAGAGGCCTCACCCCACCCTACCCATCTAAAGTGCATTTATTTTAGGAGAATCCTCTATctcaccctcgcgcgtaccctctgctaccactccgtctatggtatgatttgtgtctagtttgtagttttattgtccacatattacaaccaactgagtgtaaattgcttgtttgagaccgtaagcgaattcaaataaaaagatAGTcgactacaaagttgaataacttttgaagttctacaactttcattttgacacttttttcatccgaggtcgtttggaaaatttgaattttaaatttgacaaatttagatgcaatttttgagaaccaaaatgagttcaaataaaaaagttgttaaCTACAaattttcataacttttagagatgtacaacttttattttgatggtttcATCATACGAgatcgtttgaaaaactcgaaaattaaggataaaaataatTTTTAGTGGTGGTTTCCTTAAGAAGATcgtcactagaaatcgtatttctacatacggttccttaagaaaaccgtcaTGGATTTCTGCATgcagttttcttaaggaaccacctataaaaatacgatttctagtggtgtTTTTTAAGAAACCGTCACTAAAAAATAACACAGGAGGTTGATAATCAAATCTATCTGTAAAAATATATCGCACCGTAGGCTGTGAGCCTTTTTTACTAGTTTTGTGACCAGACAACTGTAATATAATATTTAAATAATACTATGTATATTCTCGAATATTTGTTGTAAGTTaattttatttttaaactaaatcgcgataaataaaaaaacgaagggtgtactatacatGGACCACGAATCCTAGCCTTGGCCAATTATATTGCGAACTTGCTGCTCCGAATCTGTTATTACTGGCTTTTGGCTTACTGGCATGACCTAATCATGTCATGTATTTTTACTATTATGCAAAATTGCAAATAACTGTGTGAACAGACAACTCTGATGTACATTTGCGTGGTTGACAAAATTATCTTTTTAATTTCCTAAAATGGATAGAATGTAGTATGATATAGGTATACGCAAAATTGTTGTGTATAAGAAAACGTTGCACACATAGTGTGGGAAACGATTTATTAGAAACCGTACTTGAGAAAATATACACAAAATTGGACTACAACCGAAAACAAAGGATTTGTCAACAAATTGTTCGAAGCTGTAACTGCGAAAAAAAGTAATTTAGGAAAGCACAGTGGCGGTCCGAGGGCTCGACGACCCTGGGCACCTACGCGTCCAGACTCCGGCACAAGACACAAGTACACAACAGCTAAAAGAGACAAAGCTATCCATCGAGTTGGTCACGCATGGCTCTATACCTGTAGCTAGATATAAAAAAAATATGAGATGCTTTTAGTTCTTGCTCATGCTCCCTTCAACCTCAGCCCGCCACTAGGAAAGGATAAACAAGGCTCTTAGACCGACTCCAGTAGATATCGGATTCACATTCCTATTTTAGGAGGTATAGTACATATGATCCACACAAAACTCTTCCTATCTATTTCTTTTCTCCAGCGGCTCTTCTTATTCCAGCACACATTTGCAACTGCCGCTGCCTCCCGCTAAGAAACGAAGAGGGGCGAGACCGCCGTACTATGGGACggttgtttgatttggatttatGGGGAGGAGAGAGAAAGCGCAAAGAAGGGAAGCGTCGCGAGCCCATCGCAATTTGCGAAGACGGATACGGGCTCTGTTGGAACGGTAAACAGTAGCCACTCTACCTATTTTACGTATGCGAATCCAAATAGGAACTCTGCTGGGCTCAGCCTTAGACCCTGTTTGTTTCTGATTATAAtctctccagattatataatctagcgcaAATAATCCAGCAATTAAACAAACACCTAAATTATGGGTCTagattattgtcggcgtttcgagaccgggggtccctaagccgacgagtgagtgtgccgcgtgccccagcccagatgggtcgagcgcgtgggcgagcgcgaagggggagagcgaggtggccggagacgggcgtgagagaggtggaaatcccgcggccttcgtgttcgtcccgcgcccaggtcgggtgcgcttgcagtagggggttacaagcgtccacgcgggtgagggaagcgagcggccccaagagagcgcctgtcccgtcctcgtccccgcgcggccaaccttctctaagaaggccctggtccttccttttataggcgtaaggagaggatccaggtgtacaatggggatgtagcagagtgctacgtgtctagcggaggagagctagcgccctaagtacatgccgatgtggcagccggagagatcttggcacccagtcggtgtgatgtcgtggccgtcggaggagtggcggagcctggcggagggacaactgtcggagtggtcgagtccttgctgacgtcctcctgcttccgtaagagagctgagagccgccgtcgtcacagggctagcggggcgccatcattgcctatctggcagagctagccagatgggacaccggtcttgttctctgcggcccgagtcggctcggggtagggtgatgatggcgcttcctgttgacgtggcgggcctgtgccctaggtcgggcgacgtggaggctcctccgaagccgaggtcgagtctgtcttccatggccgaggccgagcccgagcccctgggtcgggcgaggcggaggttgttcggcagaggccagggcggagtccgagccctggggtctggcgaagcggagttcgtcatcttctggggttgagcccgagtccgagccctgggtcgggcggagcggagttcgccgtcttccggggcttagcccgagtctgagccctgggtcgggcggagcggagttcgccgtcttccggggcttagcccaagtccgagccctgggtcgggcggagcggagttcgccgtcttccggggcttagcccgagtccgagccatgggtcgggcggtgcggagttcgccgtcttccggggcttagcccgagtccgagccctgggtcgggcggtgcggagttcgccgtctttcggggcttagcccgagtccgagccctgggtcgggcggagcggagtttcctatggcgcctttggcaaggcctgactgcctgtcagtctcactctgtcaagtggcactgcagtcagagtggcgcaggcggcgctgtccttctgtcagaccggtcagtggagcggcgaagtgacggcggtcacttcggttctgccggggggcgcgcgtcaggataaaggtgtcaggctacctttgcgttaaatgctcctgcgactcggtcggtcggtgcggcgatttagtcagggttgcttattagcgaaggcaaggcctcgggcgagc
It encodes:
- the LOC541757 gene encoding anthocyanin regulatory C1 protein, with amino-acid sequence MGRRACCAKEGVKRGAWTSKEDDALAAYVKAHGEGKWREVPQKAGLRRCGKSCRLRWLNYLRPNIRRGNISYDEEDLMIIRLHRLLGNRWSLIAGRLPGRTDNEIKNYWNSTLGRRAGAGAGAGGSRVVIAPDTGSHATPAATSGSGETGQKGAAPRADPDSAGTTTTSAAAVWAPKAVRCTGGLFFFHRDTTPAHAGETATPMAGGGLGGEAGSSEDCSSAASVSPLVGSQDEPCFSGDGDCDWMDDVRALASFLESDEDWLRCQTAGQLA